The following are from one region of the Accipiter gentilis unplaced genomic scaffold, bAccGen1.1, whole genome shotgun sequence genome:
- the LOC126036840 gene encoding olfactory receptor 14C36-like: MSNGSSTTQFLLLAFADTRELQLLHFWLFLGLYLAALLANGLIITTVACDHRLHTPMNFFLLNLSLLDLGSISTTVPKAMANSLWDTRAISYAGCAAQVFLFIFLISAEYFLLTVMAYDRYVAICKPLHYGTLLGSRACVHMAAAAWGSGFLAAVLHTASTFSLPLCRGNAVDQFFCEIPQILKLACSDAYLREAGVLVVAVCFGFGCFVFILLSYVQIFRAVLRIPSEQGRHKSFSTCLPHLTVVSLFVSTGMFAYLKPPSISSPSLDLAVAVLYSVVPPAVNPLIYSMRNHEIKDALRKLITGCF; encoded by the coding sequence ATGTCCAATGGCAGCTCCaccacccagttcctcctcctggcatttgcagacacacgggagctgcagctcttgcacttctggctcttcctgggactctacctggctgccctgttggccaacggcctcatcatcaccacagtagcctgtgaccaccgcctccacacacccatgaacttcttcctcctcaacctctccctccttgacttgggctccatctccaccactgtccccaaagccatggccaactccctctgggacaccagggccatctcctatgcaggatgcgctgcacaggtctttctgttcatctttttgatctcagcagagtatttccttctcactgtcatggcctacgaccgctacgttgccatctgcaaacccctgcactacgggaccctcctgggcagcagagcttgtgtccacatggcagcagctgcctggggcagtgggtttctcgctgctgtgctgcacactgccagtACATTTTCACTACCTCTCTGCcgaggcaatgctgtggaccagttcttctgcgaaatcccccagatcctcaagcttgcctgctcagatgcctacctcagggaagctggggtacttgtagttgctgtctgttttggatttgggtgttttgttttcattttgctgtcctatgtgcagatcttcagggcggtactgaggatcccctctgagcagggacggcacaaatccttttccacctgcctccctcacctcacCGTGGTCTCCTTGTTCGTAAGCACTGGCatgtttgcctacctgaagcccccctccatctcctcgccatccctggacctggcggtagcagttctgtactcagtggtgcctccagctgtgaaccccctcatctacagcatgagaaaccatgagatcaaggatgccctgaggAAACTAATCACTGGATGCTTTTGA